The Verrucomicrobiota bacterium DNA segment TGCAGTTCGACCACAGCACCGTTCCCGGCCAGGTGGCCGGAGACGCCTTGCTGTGCGGGCTGCCTACCGTCGGCGGAAATGGTGCGACGGAAAGGATCATCCTGCCCGAACTGAACGGTTACGGGCGCGACTTTCCCACCTTGCTGGAACGCGCCCGCCGGTTGCTGCATGAAAGCGATTTCTATCAGCTGCAAGTGCGTAAGATGCAGGAACTGGCCGCCGCGCGGCTAAGTTTTCAGGCGGCTCGTACCCGGCTGGCGCACTGTTTTCCAGGTGTCTGCGGGTAGACGCGGACAAATGGTCGTAAACCGGGGCATGGACCGGGCAACCAAGCTTTGTGGCATTTTCTGATTCTACATTTGTGGCATTTTTCCATCTCAGCTACCTTTAGTGACCGTGAGCTCAGCCCGGCGGCATGATCATCCTCACCCCTCCTTCAGGCTGGACCAGATCCTGGCCCGGCTCCGGTCCGCAGGCATGCGGATCACAAAAAGCCGGCAACAGATCCTGATTACGTTGCTCAACGCCAAGCGTCCCCTTTCGTTGCACGAAATTCAGGATGGAGCCGCCGCGGGTTCAGAGGCACCGGATTTCACCACCGTTTTTCGGGTCATGAATGCGCTCGAAAAAATTCAGCTGGTTCAGAAGGTTCACCTGAACCGGACAAGCCGGTATTATGAACTGGTTAATCCGGAAGAACACCACGACCACATCATTTGCACCGAGTGCGGACGCGTGACCTTAATGGTGGAATCATGCCCGGTGCAGGAGTACCAACGCACCATCGAGCGCCGATACGGGTACGCCGACCTCAAGCATTCGCTCGAGTTTTTCGGCAAATGCCCGCGGTGCAAGTGACGGCGGGTAAGGCGTTACCGGTTAGAGCCGCACCTCGATGCCGTGGGCGCGCAGGAACTCTTTCGCCTGGAGAACCGTAAACTCGCCGAAATGGAAGATGCTCGCCGCAAGCACGGCATCCGCCTTTCCTTCCTGCAGAACCGCCAGAAAATGCTCCAGCTTGCCGGCTCCGCCGCTGGCGATCACCGGGATGCCGACCGCCGTACTCACCGCCGCGTTCAGGGCCACATCGAACCCGTCTTTGGTGCCGTCGGCATCCATACTGGTCAGCAAAATTTCTCCCGCACCAAGCCGTTCGACCCGCCTGGCCCATGCAACGGCATCCAGCTCGGTCGGTTTACGGCCCCCGTGCGTGTAGACGGTCCATCGCCCCGAACCGGTTTGTTTCGCGTCGATCGCGACGACGATGCATTGAACCCCGAAAGTGTCCGAGCAACGGGAGATCAGCTCGGGGTCGAACACCGCGGCGGTGTTGATGCTGACTTTATCCGCCCCGGCCAGGAGCATGTCCCGGACATCGGCCACTTCACGAATACCGCCGCCGACGGTTAACGGCATGAAGCATTGCTCGGCCGTTCGCTCGACGACGTCAATCATCGTCCGGCGATTATCCGACGAGGCGGTGATGTCCAGGAAGACGAGTTCGTCTGCCCCTTGCCGGTTGTATTCCATCGCGCACTCAACCGGGTCACCCGCATCGCGCAGTTGCAAAAACTTCGTTCCTTTAACCACGCGGCCGGCAGTAACGTCGAGGCAGGGAATGATTCGTTTGGTGTGCATCAGGAAAACCGGTGGCCCGATCGGTCACCCGCGAAAACTTGCCCGGCTCAGTCCGGAACGCAACCAAGTCACACCACGATCACAGCGGAGAAGACTCACACGGCGCCACGGCGGAACACGGCGACCACGGCGAAAAGAGAGGAACCATCCGCAGAACACGCAGAAGAACGCAGAAAAGAGGAAACATCCACAGATTACACAGATTGACACAGATTAAGCGGACTTGGCGGCAGCTCCAAGGTTGACACTCGCGCCTAACCCCCATGTTGCCGCTCCGAACTCCGAACTCTTCCTCTTCCGCCGTGGTCGCCGTGGCTCGCCGTGTTCGCCGTGTGAACTCTTACGTCGTGCCCGCCCTCCTCGCTGCGGCCGCCGTGTGCCCTTAATCTGCGTAATCCGTGTAATCTGTGGATGTTTTCTCTTTTCTGCGTTCTCTGCGTGTTCTGCGGATGATTTCTGTCTTCCCGCCCGGTGAGCGTGACCTTCGGGGGGGCCTCACCCGTCAGCCGTCCCGGGCACCGTCCAGAAACGCTGATCGGCATCGAAGTACCCGTGACAACCGGTCCGCAACCATGGGTCGCCAGGACTTTCGATAAAGAGGCGGCCCGAGTCAGTGCCGCCCTCCAATGTACAAGGTGTGGGCAGGTAACCGGCGCGCACGATCAGTTCGCCGATGGGCGGGGCATGGCCCGGAGTGCCGGCGGGTGTACCCCGTCCGGGCGCCGGCAGGGTACGGGCTTCGACGCGGTCAAAGAAGTTGCCGACGCAGCACGCGTGATCGGTTGCCATGGCCGGATCCAACGGGATAGTGGCGACCGGCACCACGTCCCCGAACAGCACCTCAACGGTGGCTTGGGAGCTGTGCTCGGCCAGGAAGCGCCGTTGCGCATCCTCTAAAGGGGCCTCGAGCACGAAGATGCGGTGTAACGGCGAAGATTTCTTACGGAGAAGGTAGACCAGGTCGGTGACCAGCGCCGTGGTCCGGGTCGGTTTGAATTTCTCGAGTTGCCGCTGCAGTTGGAGGCGGTTGAGCAAGCCGAACCCGATAGGAATCAAGCTGGCCAGGCCGGCCCGCAAATTGGCCAGCAGATGCAGGGGCGTGCTGCATAAGTCGATGTCGCCCGCTTTGAGGCGCAATGCTGAAAGGAGGAATCCGAGGGTGCTCCCGAGCTGCTCCTGCGTCCAGCGCCACACCATCGTCCGGCCGGACCGGTCGTGCGTCAACAGCAGCAGGGCCGGTGCCTCGTCGGGCACGTCTTCGACCGCGCCGATGTGGCCGATCCTGAGCCAGTGGCCTCGGGAAACAGTTGATTCGGGGTAAATCTTTTTTGACACGTGGCGCAGACCCGCCGCCAATTGCGGATTTGCCGCCTGCAGCAATGACAGTACGCAAGCGGCCGGACGCGCTTCGCGAATCCACGCCAGGATCTGCCGCAGGTTGCACCCGGGGGCGTGCACCACCGGCACGGCGCCGATCTGCAGGGCCGCAAGAAAATGCACGTAAAACTCCTGGCTCGGCTCCAGCAACAGAAGAAACAGGTCCCCACGACGAACTTTCTCCTCGCGAAGCCGGATCGAGGTCGTGTCCACCGACCGGTTCAGCGCAGCATAGCTAAGGACGCGATCCCCCAGCAGCGTGTGGTCGATCAGTGCAGGAACGCCGGGCTGCAGGTCGACTCTTTCCCGAAACGCTTGGACAAAGTTCATACCAGATCCACGGGCGCGCTTCTTAACCGCACCCCAGGATTCGCCAGGACGCGGCTTCCGGCAACCGAAATTACAGGGGCGGGCGCCGGGGAATTTGACCTCAACCGTGGAAGCGAAACGCGCAACGCCGGGCAAGCGTACCTTCCGGGGGGATGACCTGGATACCGAGTTTTTCTTCGAACGGTTCCTGTTGTTGGTGATCCGGGAGTCCCCAGCAAGGCTCGACGCACACGAAGGGATTCAGATCACTCCAGAGCGCAAAATAAGGGGCATCCGACACATCGACCACCACCTCACGCGCAGTCGCCAGGTCCCTTAAACGGACCACGGGTTCGTCAACCTCCAACGGTTCGAGCAGAAACGTATCCGGCAGCTCGAAAGGTTTAATCGGCAGATGACGCCCGTCCGACTCAAACTCGACCGTCTCGCCGCTCAGGAAATTGCCGGGCGCAAGGTGGCGCCGGTAAGATCCGCGCGGCAGGATGATCCGCGCCTGGTCGACGGAACTGACCGCAAAACCTGGGTGAAGCCCGAAGCTGACGTGCGCGGGACGATCCGCCTCTTTATTATGAAATCCGAACACGACCTCGACTTCGTTGCCCGACAGGGTGTAATCGATTCGAAAATCGACCTTACGAGGATACTCGTCCGGCTTGATTTCATTTGCGCCCAGCTGAAAGCTCAGCGTTCCGCGCTCGCCGATGCCGGCTTCCGCGGCGGTAAACGTTTTGTGGCGCAGAAAACTGTGGTTGCCGCCCCGGATAATTTCCCCCTCGTAGTTAGTCTGTTCATTCCTGAGCCGGTGAATGAAGTAGCCCATGACCGTCGCGTGATTCTTCCAACCGGTGGCAGGCGGCGTCACCAGGCCGTCCCGGTAGAGGTAACCTTTCCAGCTGCCGTCAGCCTGCCGTTGCGCGATACTCACGATCTCGGCCCCGAGGCTATCCACGACCAGCCTGAAGCCCGATTCATCGTCCACCAACTCGTGAAGCTGATGCCCCTCCCCTTCAAACCCGCGGTAATGAAAGCGCATGCTCACCCTTCCCGGGGATTGCACCCCCTGGCAAACAGAAAATTGGCGTTTGTCTGACAAGTGACAGGGAAGAACGTTTTCCGAAACGTATCGAAAAGAACCATGCCGGATAAAATTTGCGATCTAAGGACGGACACCAATCCCCCTATGATGAAGAAGATTATCCTCGCAATGGCGCTCACGGTCTGCGCTGCCGCCTCAAGCTTTGCCGATCAAGGTCTGACGGCCGACGAACAGGCTTTCATTGAAAAGGCGGCGACAAGCGATCAGACGGAAATCATGCTTTCCAAGCTTGCCTTGGAGCGTGCCGGCAGTCCGCAAGTTAAGGACTTTGCCCAGACGATGATTACCGACCACGGCAAGTCCACTTCTCTTCTGCAACCGATCGCGGCGGACCACGGCGTAAATCTGCCTGAGAACCCGCCGCCGGCGAACAACGAGAAGTACCAGAAGCTGGAAAAACAGTCGGGAACCGCTTTCGACAAGACTTATATAGAAACCATGGTTGCAGATCACGAGGACACCCTTCACGCTTTTGAAGCCGAAGCGGGCAGGGCGACTGACCCGAAGTTGAAGGAATTTATCTCGACGGTCCAGCCGGTCGTGGCGCACCACCTGGAGATGGCTAAGGCGCTCCGGCAGGCCAAACAGACGGAAAGCTGAGCCTGGGACGTCAGTCCGTCACCGTGAACTTGGGTGGCGACCGTTTCCGCGTGCAGACGATCACGTCACAGGCGGCTACGAACCCCTCCGATTCATCCATCCGGTGAAGTCACGTCGAGCCGGCGACGGGTGGTCTTCCCGAGTATCGGAAGCTCCTCCACGTCCGGGCATCAGGCTGGTGCCCGGGAAGCTGGCGGCGACTCTGGCCGGAACGGTGAATGCCTGAACTGATCAGGGCCGGCCGGCCAGACGCGCCAGCAGTTCCGTCGCGCTCTGCGGTCGTTGGACCGGGTCCCGGGCCAGGCACGCCGCGACCGTTTGCTCCCAGGTCACCGGGATCGGCTCGCTCTTGATCCCCCGCTGCGCCCGGCGATCAGCCATGGACGCAAGCAACGCGTTACCCCCCATTTGCGGGTAGTACGCAGTGTCAAACGGCGCCGTACCGGTCAGCAGCTCATACACGGTGGCGCCGGCTCCATACACGTCGTCGCTCACGGCCGGTTCCGTTTCCACACGCTGCAGCGCCGGCACGGAATCCGGGTTTGGTGCGGTTCCGGCCCCCAGTCGACCCAGCCATTTTCTGATCCGCCCCGCTAACCCGAAGCCGGTCAGCTTTAACTGGCCCGCAGCGTCCACCAGCACATTGTCCGGCCGAAGGCCGCCGTGCACAAGGTTCACCCGGCCGTGCGCATACTCCAGCGCTTCGCACAGAGAGCGTATCCAGGCAGTCAGGTCATTTACCTCAAAAATCTGCTGGGGCCGCTCGAGCCGCAACTGCGTCAGGCTCTCGCCATCCACGTATTCCAGCACCACGCCGGCGATCTGTTCCGCTTCCACGAATTCATAGGTACGGGCGATGTGGGCGTGAACCAGTTCGCTGCTGCGGCGGACGATTTCCCGCAGCTCGGCCAGGGCGCCCAGGTTGCCGCAGATCGTCTCGGGCAACAACTTCAAAGTTACCGGCCGGTCGAGCCGCTCATCCGTGGCCAGCCACACCCCGCCTTCATCACCGCTGCCTAACGCGCGGCGCAATTTGAAGCGGCCGGCAAACCTGGACCCATGTTTCAAAGCGAACGGATCCAGGTCGGCGCCCGTTTCGGACTGCCCTGGCGTATCCAAAGCGGTCTGTTCACCCTCCGGCAAGCCGCCTTCAGGGTTCTCGATTCTACAGGCCTGAGCCATATTCAGCTGCCTCCAGCAGACGGGTCAACTTACTCCCAGAAGCGGGTAGGACGCCAGTGAGAATCCTCCAAAACGGGCGGCAGATGATAAGGCAAGCCTGGCTGTCCTGCGGCGTCAGAGAATAGAAAGTTTTGCCTTCTGAAGAAGTCCGCGGCTCACCGGTCCTTATCGTCTATCCCGAACACCACCTCGCGGCCGGTCTGGCTGGAATGGTAGACCGCGTCGAGAATTTCCATGAGCTGGACGGCCTGAAGGGAACTGTTGATCGGCGGGGCGTCGCCGCGAACGGCTTGCAGGAAGTTCTTCATCTGCGGCGTGAACTGGTGCGGCACGTCTTCAAACGGCAAATCAACCGATACCAGCGCTCCGTCCCGATCTTCGAAAAGGGACAAGGGCGGCCGTTTAACCTCGGGGTGCAATTGAAAGACGTCGATGATGCGGAGCGTGCCTTTCGGGCCGTAAAGGGTGGTCTGGAAAAGTTCCTGGCGCCCCCATTTACCCATCGGGATCTCGTCCGTCAGGTTCGCCGCCCAAGCCACCTCGAAATTAACCAGGGCGCCTGATTCGAATCGGATCAGGCCGTAAGCGCTGTCCTCAACGTCAAAGACGGCCGATTTTACCAGTTGCGGGAACTTTTGGAACGTCTGCGCCGTCACGGAGCGCGGCTTCGGGGTGCCCATCACGTACCAGGCCGCATCGATGGCGTGCACGCCGAGGTCGATCAACGCGCCGCCCCCGGCCCGGGAACGATCCGTAAACCAGCCGTCAATCCCACCGGGCGTACCTCGGGAACGAACCCACTTGGTGTTGGCGTAATAAATCTCACCGAGCCGGCGCTCAGCGACGGCATGACGCGCCGCTTGCATCGCACCCGAAAAACGCATTTGCCGGCCGAAACAGTAGGTCAGCCCGCGACGCTCCGCCTCATGGTGCAGCTCGCGCATCTGGCCTGCGTTGAGCGTCGGCGGCTTCTCGCAGAGGACGTGCTTGCCCGCGTGCAGCGCTTTCAGCGTCGCCGGGAAATGCAGCGCGTTGGGCAGCGCCACAACGACGGCGTGCAACTGCGGGTCGGCCAGCATCTCTTCGTAATTGGAAAAGGCCTTTTCCGGCTTGTACTTTTCCTGAAATGTCTGGCGGCGCTTATCGTTGAGGTCGCAGATGGCGTAAAGATGACCCAGGCCACATCGTTGTACGCCCTCGGCGTGCCGTTCACCCGGCCAGCCAAGACCGACAATGCCAACGTTGATCGTGTCCATGGCCGGGAACATCGAGTACCGGGTGGCGGGTGTCGAGCGAATGCCACAAATGGAAGAGAGTGTCGGGTAACGGGTAACGGGTGTCGCATGGAAGACCACAAGCCGAAGTTGTTCCCGGTAGAGAGTGCCGCGCGTCAGCCCAGGAATAACCGCCACGAATGAATTGGAGGCCTCGACGCCCCCCGCCCGTCCTTCCCGGCGGTATGGAATCAACGCCATGAGCACGAGCCGTCGAAGTCACCCCTCAGCGGCATTTACACCCGACACCCGCCATTCGTTACTCGCTACTCGTTACCCGTTACTCTCTTCCATTTGTGGCATTGTTCCGACTTCCCTCATTTCCGCAATCGGCTAACATGGCCGGCAATGGGCACACCGCGTTTTACCCTGGCCGAAATCCGCAAGCAGACGGTCAATGAAAAGCTCCAAGGGGAGGTGCTGGGGCAGGTTGAACAACGGACTCAGAAACAGACGCGTGACTCCAAGCCTTACCTGGAGATGCAGCTCCGGGACGGCACCGGGCTGTTCACCTTTCGCGTCTGGCAAGACCACGAAAGCTACCAGTTTCTGCTCACGGCTCCGATCGGCACCTTCGTCGGTTTGGCCGGCGAGTTCAGCGTGAACCCGCACTTCGGGCTGGAAGTGCGCAATTACGTCACGCGGGAGCTGGGACCCCCGGACGTTGCCGAAGTGGTGGAGGGACCCGCGGCGCAACGCCAAAAACAGGCGGAAGATTTTCGGGAGATCGAACACACGGTGGCCCGTCTTAAAGACCCCCGGCTGCGCCGGATGGGTGAGCTTTTCCTGGCCGAATACGGTGAACGTTTCCGGCGCACGGCCGCCGCCCGCCATTATCACCACGCGCGCCGCGGCGGGCTGGTGGAACATGTGGCCCAGATGCTGCGCACGTCGAAAGCCCTGGTTCAGGCGTACCCAAAGCTGAATGCCGACCTGTTATACGGCGGCGTGCTGTTCCACGATTGCGGCAAGATGTGGGAAAACTGTTTTCCGAAGGACAGCCTGGTGATGGCCTATGATACGCGCGGCGAACTGCTCGGCCACATCGCAATCGGGATCGAGGTGGTCAACCGGCTTTGGAACCGGCTCCGGAGCAGCGACGAATACGACCGGTGGCGCAGCCTCGCGCCGGATTCAGAGGTGGTACACCTGCACCTCATTCACGTCATCGCGGCCCACCATGGAGAGAAAGGGTTCGGCTCGCCGGTTGAACCAAAGACGCCGGAAGCTTTGGCGCTTCATTTTGTTGATAACCTCGACGCCAAGTTCGAGACGATGACGGCGGCTTACGACCATGGGGTTCGTATCACCGACGAGATTATCGAACGCGTCCGCCCGTTGTGCACCAACCTCGTTGCGCCGCTGCCGGCGTTTGTCGAACCACCGATTGGCAGCCCTGGGGCGACGCGCCGGTGCGAACCGTTTGCGATCGACTTGCCGTTTGACCTGCCGGTGAGCTGATCCCGCGCCCCCCGGAGCTTTTCAGCCGGTGAACGTCGCGGGGTCCGGCCGGTCCCGAACGCTGAGCCGGAGGGTAGCACGCGCTCCCGCGTTCGTGCCGCGGCCCTTCAAACAACGACATGAAACTGCGCCAAACGGGACTTTACCGCGTGCTCACCCGCCTGGACCGCTTGATTCCACGGTTCTGGCTCTCCAACCGGGAAGCATACAATGCACGGCATGTGGTTGAAGAGTACGCCTCCGCCAATTACCTTCATCCGCCGGAACAAACCATCCTGAACCTCGCGGCGGAAGTGATAAAAAACGGCAAAATGCTGGACATCGGAGTCGGCGGCGGCCGGACGACGCTCCACTTCGCACCACTCGTGCAGGAATATCTCGGCATTGATTACGCCGGAAACATGATTAAAGCCTGTTGGCAACGGTTTCATCCTCTACCCCCAAACGTGTCGTTCAAGGTAGGTGAGGCCAAGGACCTGAGTGCGTTTCGCAGCGGCTATTTCGATTTTGTCCTGGCAAGCTTTAACTGCATCGATTATTCAGCATCGCACGACGAAAGGCTCAAGACCCTGCAGGAGATGAAGCGCGTGTGCCGAAAAGGCGGCCTGGTAAGTTTCTCGACCCATAACCTCCTGTACGGCGATCTGTTCAAGATCAGGTTAGATAAAAACCCTTCTCGTGCGGCCTCCGCGTTCTATCAATTCCTGTGGTTGCGGATTCTTAATGGTGACCGGGCACGGCATACCAAGGGGGATTATGCCTGGATACGAGACGAAGCTCACGCCTTCAGCCTGAGGACGTACTACATCAAACCCTGTAAACAGGTGGAACAACTGGAGGCCCTGGGGTTTGAGAACATCAGGATTTTCCGCCTGGACGGCTGCGAGGTCGCCGCCGGGTCAGATTTAAGCCGGTTACGGGATGGCTGGTTGTACTACCTTGCCACCGTTAAGTGACGGCAGCCCGCCGGAATGTCCGAAGCCCGAAGCGGATAGAAGTCAAGAACGGCCAAATCGAAATTTGGCCGTCCCGGACGTCCTCCTG contains these protein-coding regions:
- a CDS encoding transcriptional repressor; this translates as MSSARRHDHPHPSFRLDQILARLRSAGMRITKSRQQILITLLNAKRPLSLHEIQDGAAAGSEAPDFTTVFRVMNALEKIQLVQKVHLNRTSRYYELVNPEEHHDHIICTECGRVTLMVESCPVQEYQRTIERRYGYADLKHSLEFFGKCPRCK
- the hisF gene encoding imidazole glycerol phosphate synthase subunit HisF, which codes for MHTKRIIPCLDVTAGRVVKGTKFLQLRDAGDPVECAMEYNRQGADELVFLDITASSDNRRTMIDVVERTAEQCFMPLTVGGGIREVADVRDMLLAGADKVSINTAAVFDPELISRCSDTFGVQCIVVAIDAKQTGSGRWTVYTHGGRKPTELDAVAWARRVERLGAGEILLTSMDADGTKDGFDVALNAAVSTAVGIPVIASGGAGKLEHFLAVLQEGKADAVLAASIFHFGEFTVLQAKEFLRAHGIEVRL
- a CDS encoding acyl--CoA ligase, translating into MNFVQAFRERVDLQPGVPALIDHTLLGDRVLSYAALNRSVDTTSIRLREEKVRRGDLFLLLLEPSQEFYVHFLAALQIGAVPVVHAPGCNLRQILAWIREARPAACVLSLLQAANPQLAAGLRHVSKKIYPESTVSRGHWLRIGHIGAVEDVPDEAPALLLLTHDRSGRTMVWRWTQEQLGSTLGFLLSALRLKAGDIDLCSTPLHLLANLRAGLASLIPIGFGLLNRLQLQRQLEKFKPTRTTALVTDLVYLLRKKSSPLHRIFVLEAPLEDAQRRFLAEHSSQATVEVLFGDVVPVATIPLDPAMATDHACCVGNFFDRVEARTLPAPGRGTPAGTPGHAPPIGELIVRAGYLPTPCTLEGGTDSGRLFIESPGDPWLRTGCHGYFDADQRFWTVPGTADG
- a CDS encoding DUF4142 domain-containing protein encodes the protein MMKKIILAMALTVCAAASSFADQGLTADEQAFIEKAATSDQTEIMLSKLALERAGSPQVKDFAQTMITDHGKSTSLLQPIAADHGVNLPENPPPANNEKYQKLEKQSGTAFDKTYIETMVADHEDTLHAFEAEAGRATDPKLKEFISTVQPVVAHHLEMAKALRQAKQTES
- a CDS encoding serine/threonine protein kinase, which produces MAQACRIENPEGGLPEGEQTALDTPGQSETGADLDPFALKHGSRFAGRFKLRRALGSGDEGGVWLATDERLDRPVTLKLLPETICGNLGALAELREIVRRSSELVHAHIARTYEFVEAEQIAGVVLEYVDGESLTQLRLERPQQIFEVNDLTAWIRSLCEALEYAHGRVNLVHGGLRPDNVLVDAAGQLKLTGFGLAGRIRKWLGRLGAGTAPNPDSVPALQRVETEPAVSDDVYGAGATVYELLTGTAPFDTAYYPQMGGNALLASMADRRAQRGIKSEPIPVTWEQTVAACLARDPVQRPQSATELLARLAGRP
- a CDS encoding Gfo/Idh/MocA family oxidoreductase — translated: MALIPYRREGRAGGVEASNSFVAVIPGLTRGTLYREQLRLVVFHATPVTRYPTLSSICGIRSTPATRYSMFPAMDTINVGIVGLGWPGERHAEGVQRCGLGHLYAICDLNDKRRQTFQEKYKPEKAFSNYEEMLADPQLHAVVVALPNALHFPATLKALHAGKHVLCEKPPTLNAGQMRELHHEAERRGLTYCFGRQMRFSGAMQAARHAVAERRLGEIYYANTKWVRSRGTPGGIDGWFTDRSRAGGGALIDLGVHAIDAAWYVMGTPKPRSVTAQTFQKFPQLVKSAVFDVEDSAYGLIRFESGALVNFEVAWAANLTDEIPMGKWGRQELFQTTLYGPKGTLRIIDVFQLHPEVKRPPLSLFEDRDGALVSVDLPFEDVPHQFTPQMKNFLQAVRGDAPPINSSLQAVQLMEILDAVYHSSQTGREVVFGIDDKDR
- a CDS encoding HD domain-containing protein — encoded protein: MGTPRFTLAEIRKQTVNEKLQGEVLGQVEQRTQKQTRDSKPYLEMQLRDGTGLFTFRVWQDHESYQFLLTAPIGTFVGLAGEFSVNPHFGLEVRNYVTRELGPPDVAEVVEGPAAQRQKQAEDFREIEHTVARLKDPRLRRMGELFLAEYGERFRRTAAARHYHHARRGGLVEHVAQMLRTSKALVQAYPKLNADLLYGGVLFHDCGKMWENCFPKDSLVMAYDTRGELLGHIAIGIEVVNRLWNRLRSSDEYDRWRSLAPDSEVVHLHLIHVIAAHHGEKGFGSPVEPKTPEALALHFVDNLDAKFETMTAAYDHGVRITDEIIERVRPLCTNLVAPLPAFVEPPIGSPGATRRCEPFAIDLPFDLPVS
- a CDS encoding class I SAM-dependent methyltransferase → MKLRQTGLYRVLTRLDRLIPRFWLSNREAYNARHVVEEYASANYLHPPEQTILNLAAEVIKNGKMLDIGVGGGRTTLHFAPLVQEYLGIDYAGNMIKACWQRFHPLPPNVSFKVGEAKDLSAFRSGYFDFVLASFNCIDYSASHDERLKTLQEMKRVCRKGGLVSFSTHNLLYGDLFKIRLDKNPSRAASAFYQFLWLRILNGDRARHTKGDYAWIRDEAHAFSLRTYYIKPCKQVEQLEALGFENIRIFRLDGCEVAAGSDLSRLRDGWLYYLATVK